A portion of the Segatella copri DSM 18205 genome contains these proteins:
- a CDS encoding DUF5675 family protein — MEIIIYRRRFTRWGVDGTLVIKGTKVCNTIEHPERYLPAGDYEIAFVSIAKKSRKMPVILRKGQAVWEVGINSPCLKPGNGPMTLKYGCIILGKAVASGLVIHSQEYFDRLCERLRKASKKMECIKLRIIDWGSDDISIAF, encoded by the coding sequence ATGGAAATAATCATTTATCGCCGTCGCTTTACCCGATGGGGAGTAGATGGCACATTAGTAATAAAGGGTACGAAAGTTTGTAATACCATAGAACATCCTGAGCGTTATTTGCCTGCAGGAGACTATGAGATAGCTTTTGTTTCTATAGCTAAAAAGAGTAGGAAAATGCCTGTTATCCTGAGGAAGGGACAGGCTGTTTGGGAAGTGGGCATCAATTCTCCTTGTCTCAAACCCGGAAATGGTCCGATGACGCTGAAATATGGATGCATCATTCTGGGTAAGGCTGTAGCCTCTGGGCTGGTGATTCATTCTCAGGAATACTTCGACCGACTTTGTGAACGATTAAGGAAGGCTTCTAAAAAGATGGAGTGTATCAAGTTGCGTATCATAGATTGGGGTAGTGATGATATCTCGATAGCATTTTAG
- a CDS encoding N-acetylmuramoyl-L-alanine amidase, with protein MRKIKEIIIHCSATKEGRNFTVADIDRWHRERGMRCIGYHFVIYRDGSIHVGRAIEEVGAHCKGHNSISIGVCYIGGLSKKGKPKDTRTRNQKAAMRSLIEQLKEEYPLATIHGHNEFANKACPCFDVKKEWG; from the coding sequence ATGCGTAAGATAAAGGAAATCATCATTCATTGCAGTGCGACCAAGGAAGGTCGCAACTTCACCGTAGCGGATATTGACCGCTGGCACCGCGAGCGCGGAATGCGCTGCATAGGTTATCATTTCGTGATTTATCGTGACGGCAGCATTCATGTAGGCCGTGCGATAGAGGAGGTTGGCGCCCATTGCAAGGGCCATAATTCCATCAGTATAGGCGTCTGCTACATCGGCGGCTTATCGAAGAAAGGCAAGCCGAAGGATACAAGAACCCGAAACCAGAAAGCGGCAATGCGCTCGCTCATCGAGCAGCTGAAGGAGGAATATCCATTAGCCACGATTCATGGTCATAATGAATTTGCCAACAAAGCCTGCCCCTGCTTTGATGTGAAGAAGGAGTGGGGCTAA
- a CDS encoding MFS transporter — protein sequence MKKGLFALALGTFTLGIAEFIIEGIITDIANNMNVSIPEAGHLISIYALGVCAGAFSLILMHKYRPKNILMFLTSLITFGAVIASVAPNYWLLLCARFIEGLPHGAYFGTGTIVAVKIAKEGKGTNAVAMMCAGMPVANLLGVPVGTFLSHMFSWRVPFVSCIVLGLITLYMIHRWVPDVEALPNNGMKAQFHFLRNKAPWLIIAATFLGNGGILCWFSYISPLLQMEGGFSAASISLLMILAGGGMVVGNQVSALLADRIKPGRFTCYLQFLAAAALLLTFFLAPFGWVSVVLMFICCACLFGIGSPEQFLIVKHAKGGEMLGGCCIQGAFNLGNAMGAFLGGIPVAMGLGYNFPALIGVPMALAGAICLLIFHKKYE from the coding sequence ATGAAAAAAGGACTATTTGCACTCGCGCTGGGTACCTTTACCTTGGGCATCGCTGAATTCATCATCGAGGGCATCATCACAGACATCGCCAACAACATGAACGTTTCCATCCCGGAAGCAGGACATCTCATCTCCATCTATGCACTCGGCGTCTGCGCCGGAGCCTTCTCACTGATACTCATGCATAAATACAGACCCAAGAATATCCTGATGTTCCTGACTTCGCTCATCACCTTCGGAGCTGTCATCGCCTCAGTAGCACCTAACTACTGGCTCTTGCTCTGCGCCCGCTTTATAGAAGGTCTGCCTCATGGCGCCTACTTCGGAACGGGTACCATCGTAGCGGTGAAGATTGCCAAAGAGGGTAAGGGAACCAATGCCGTGGCGATGATGTGCGCAGGTATGCCGGTGGCCAATCTGCTGGGTGTGCCGGTGGGAACCTTCCTAAGTCACATGTTCAGCTGGCGAGTACCTTTTGTCAGCTGTATCGTGCTCGGACTCATCACCTTATATATGATTCACAGATGGGTTCCGGATGTAGAAGCACTGCCAAACAACGGTATGAAGGCACAGTTCCATTTCCTCCGCAACAAGGCTCCGTGGCTCATCATCGCCGCCACCTTTCTGGGCAATGGCGGCATCCTCTGCTGGTTCAGTTATATCTCGCCGCTGCTTCAGATGGAAGGCGGATTCAGCGCAGCCAGCATCTCTCTGCTGATGATTCTTGCAGGCGGCGGAATGGTAGTAGGCAATCAGGTGAGTGCCTTGCTTGCCGACCGCATCAAGCCGGGCCGCTTTACCTGTTATCTCCAGTTTCTGGCGGCAGCGGCACTTCTGCTCACCTTCTTCCTCGCCCCTTTCGGCTGGGTATCTGTAGTACTGATGTTCATCTGCTGCGCCTGTCTTTTCGGAATCGGATCGCCTGAGCAATTCCTCATCGTGAAGCATGCCAAGGGTGGCGAAATGCTGGGCGGCTGCTGCATTCAGGGCGCCTTCAATCTGGGTAACGCCATGGGAGCCTTCCTCGGTGGAATTCCTGTTGCGATGGGATTGGGATACAACTTCCCTGCCCTTATCGGTGTGCCGATGGCATTGGCAGGAGCCATCTGTCTGCTGATTTTCCATAAGAAATATGAATAA
- a CDS encoding M3 family metallopeptidase: protein MKLNKTFLTLGLAATLLQMPASSFAQTAGGNRQNPLLTKSSLPFGAPDFSKIQESDYLPAIEAAIREQRANIQKIVNNKKKPNFQNTILAYEESGTLLEKVTNIFFGLTSAHKTPGIAETEKKATPLLTELDNEISFNKKLFERIKYVYDNEYKKLKGEDKRLTEVIYKSFVRSGALLSAEKMERMKQINSRISELQQEWGNLLPAATNNAVVWVNSKEELAGLSDADIAQCKKDAESRGGKAPYCIVIINTTQQPILTNLQNRELRKKVYMASIHRADGTNPDFNTFPIVTEIAKLRAEKGKLMGYDNYADYSLEKTMAKNSKNVDVFLKQLIKEYAPKADAETKAIEAYAQKTEGKDFKLQPYDRFYYSAKMKKEMLNITDDEIKPYFNIDSVQVNGVFYAAHRVYGLNFKQRKDIPTYHPDMKVFEVSDKNGKPIALFYSDYFRRPTKRGGAWMSAFAKQSKQRGQLPIIYNVCNNAKAPEGQPSLITWDEVTTLFHEFGHALHGILSDCKYNTLSGTAVARDFVEMPSQFNESFASIPEIFDHYARHTENGAAMPADLKERMLKSISFQTAYSLGENLAATCLDLAWHKISEEEVPSPYMAGAFEKEELHNIGLLNTQIPPRYSTSYFNHVWGGGYAAGYYSYLWTEVLAVNIADYFAKHGALDPAVGQAFRDKILSRGNTKDQMEMFTDFTGMEKPDASGFLKARGL, encoded by the coding sequence ATGAAACTTAACAAGACTTTCCTTACCCTGGGCTTGGCCGCAACACTCCTGCAGATGCCAGCCTCATCGTTCGCACAGACTGCGGGCGGTAACCGTCAGAATCCTCTTTTAACAAAGAGCAGTCTTCCATTCGGTGCTCCTGACTTCAGCAAGATTCAGGAAAGCGACTACCTGCCAGCCATCGAAGCGGCTATCAGGGAGCAGCGTGCCAACATCCAGAAGATTGTAAACAACAAGAAGAAGCCTAACTTCCAGAACACCATCCTCGCCTATGAGGAGAGCGGTACGCTGCTCGAAAAGGTGACTAACATCTTCTTCGGTCTCACCAGCGCCCACAAAACTCCGGGCATCGCCGAAACCGAAAAGAAGGCTACCCCATTGCTGACCGAACTCGATAATGAGATTTCGTTCAACAAGAAACTCTTCGAGCGCATCAAGTATGTTTACGATAATGAATATAAGAAACTCAAGGGCGAAGACAAGCGCCTTACTGAGGTTATCTATAAGAGTTTTGTACGTTCAGGCGCCCTCCTTTCTGCCGAGAAGATGGAGCGCATGAAGCAGATCAACTCCCGCATCTCTGAGTTGCAGCAGGAATGGGGCAACCTTCTTCCTGCCGCTACCAACAACGCCGTGGTTTGGGTGAACAGCAAGGAAGAACTCGCCGGATTGAGCGATGCAGACATTGCACAATGCAAGAAAGATGCTGAGAGCCGCGGAGGCAAGGCACCTTACTGCATCGTCATCATCAACACCACCCAGCAGCCTATCCTCACCAATCTCCAGAACCGCGAACTGCGCAAGAAGGTGTATATGGCAAGCATCCACCGTGCCGACGGAACCAATCCTGATTTCAACACCTTCCCTATCGTAACCGAGATTGCCAAGTTGCGTGCCGAGAAGGGCAAGCTGATGGGATATGACAACTATGCCGACTATTCGCTCGAAAAGACGATGGCTAAGAACAGCAAGAATGTGGATGTTTTTCTGAAGCAGCTCATCAAGGAATATGCTCCTAAGGCTGATGCTGAAACCAAGGCGATAGAAGCGTATGCCCAGAAGACGGAGGGCAAGGACTTCAAGCTGCAGCCATACGACCGATTCTATTATTCTGCGAAGATGAAGAAGGAGATGCTCAACATTACCGATGATGAGATCAAGCCATACTTCAACATCGACAGCGTACAGGTGAACGGTGTGTTCTATGCCGCCCATCGTGTATACGGACTGAACTTCAAGCAGCGCAAGGATATTCCAACCTATCACCCAGACATGAAGGTATTCGAGGTAAGCGACAAGAACGGCAAGCCAATCGCCCTCTTCTACAGCGATTACTTCCGCCGTCCTACCAAGCGTGGCGGTGCATGGATGAGCGCCTTTGCCAAGCAGAGTAAGCAGCGCGGCCAGTTGCCTATCATATATAATGTATGCAACAACGCCAAGGCACCGGAGGGTCAGCCATCTCTCATCACATGGGATGAGGTTACTACCCTGTTCCATGAGTTCGGTCATGCACTTCACGGAATCCTTTCCGACTGCAAGTACAATACCCTGTCAGGAACAGCTGTTGCCCGCGATTTCGTAGAGATGCCATCCCAGTTTAACGAATCGTTTGCTTCTATTCCGGAGATATTCGACCATTACGCCCGTCATACCGAGAACGGTGCTGCGATGCCAGCCGATCTGAAAGAGCGCATGCTGAAGAGCATCAGCTTCCAGACCGCTTATTCACTGGGCGAGAATCTGGCTGCAACCTGTCTTGACCTTGCCTGGCACAAGATTAGCGAAGAAGAGGTGCCTTCACCTTATATGGCAGGCGCCTTCGAGAAGGAAGAGCTTCACAACATCGGTTTGCTCAACACCCAGATTCCTCCTCGCTACAGCACATCATACTTCAACCACGTATGGGGCGGCGGTTATGCTGCAGGCTATTACAGCTATCTCTGGACAGAGGTGCTGGCTGTGAACATCGCCGACTACTTTGCAAAGCATGGTGCCTTAGATCCAGCCGTTGGTCAGGCATTCCGCGATAAGATTCTGAGCCGTGGCAACACCAAGGACCAGATGGAAATGTTTACCGACTTTACAGGTATGGAGAAGCCAGATGCTTCCGGATTCCTGAAAGCAAGAGGTTTGTAA
- a CDS encoding thioredoxin-like domain-containing protein, with protein sequence MKKLLFFLLLMTAVVGRAQTSLDLLPVGTEAPDFTITDSKTGKKIFQLSDKKTQKDKDGKTVPGVWTVLDFWASWCPDCRRDMPMVKAIYDKYNTKIQVVGVSFDTDEAKMKKYLGDNQYSWLQYCEFKKWKETKISKDYHISWIPTSYLINPEGKVAFSTVKAEEMMKKLDSLDQIGALKPAQMQTALKKVYNESIDPIAQIDEALAKAKKNGKFVICQVGGNWCPWCLKFADFVEKNAAVNKMVNDHFEYIHVNYNRRKTAGDAAVKKAEQLMKRLSNPQRFGFPVFVVLDEAGKVLHIQDSSFLEEGKGYNEEKVLRFLKSWTPQAIKG encoded by the coding sequence ATGAAGAAACTATTATTCTTTTTGCTCCTGATGACGGCTGTCGTCGGTAGAGCACAGACATCGCTTGACTTGCTGCCTGTAGGCACCGAGGCTCCCGACTTCACGATTACTGACAGTAAGACGGGTAAGAAAATCTTCCAGCTTTCAGATAAGAAGACTCAGAAGGATAAAGACGGAAAGACGGTTCCGGGTGTCTGGACCGTGCTCGATTTCTGGGCTTCCTGGTGTCCTGACTGCAGAAGAGACATGCCGATGGTGAAGGCTATCTATGACAAATACAATACCAAGATCCAGGTAGTGGGTGTTTCTTTTGATACCGATGAGGCGAAGATGAAGAAATATCTGGGCGATAATCAGTATAGCTGGTTGCAATACTGTGAGTTTAAGAAATGGAAGGAAACAAAGATTTCCAAGGATTATCACATCTCATGGATTCCAACCTCTTATCTGATCAATCCGGAAGGTAAGGTTGCATTCTCTACCGTGAAGGCGGAGGAGATGATGAAGAAACTGGATTCGCTCGACCAGATAGGAGCATTGAAACCTGCTCAGATGCAGACTGCTCTCAAGAAGGTGTATAATGAAAGCATCGATCCGATAGCTCAGATTGATGAGGCTTTGGCTAAAGCCAAGAAGAATGGCAAGTTTGTTATCTGTCAGGTAGGTGGTAACTGGTGCCCATGGTGCTTGAAGTTTGCCGATTTTGTAGAGAAGAATGCTGCGGTCAACAAGATGGTGAATGATCATTTCGAATATATTCATGTGAACTACAATCGCAGAAAAACTGCCGGTGATGCGGCGGTGAAGAAGGCTGAGCAGCTGATGAAGCGACTGAGCAATCCTCAGCGTTTCGGATTCCCGGTCTTTGTGGTGCTCGATGAAGCCGGAAAGGTTCTCCATATCCAGGATTCCAGTTTCCTGGAAGAAGGTAAGGGATATAACGAAGAAAAGGTGCTCAGATTCCTGAAGAGCTGGACACCTCAGGCTATTAAAGGATAA
- a CDS encoding MBOAT family O-acyltransferase, translating into MNYSTFEISALWHWIERLFVYQADSPLMMGSIPFALLFIFFLAIYTLLKSYSRTAMMMYVICFSLFFAYKVNGMVMWMLPLTACINYAVTQEMRLHEGKARKALLTFVVLVDLALLCYFKYTNFIIGDVVNEMFSTNFSLQSIALPVGISFYTFQAISYAVDTYKRKFDMEVTLLEYCFYLTFFPLLMAGPITRAANLIPRLKRNEQASSRMLWTGLFLIMLGLVKKNMLSDYIAQFNNWVFDAPQTFSGFENLAALFGYPVQIFLDFSGYSDMSIGVAAILGFYLPDNFYFPYRSLSVTEFWRRWHISLSFWFRDYVYIPLGGNRKGKVRMYFNNFLTMLVAGLWHGSSWMFVIWGALHGFGLVVHKFFSRQLGISIPRTLAGNSLSWLITYLYICFAWSFFRAKDLGVLGKMYDKVANDFSIDYLVPFFHARPAWTLCIIGVMLSYLFTERQYHRLQARFILLPWVAKLLLFIICLQMVVEVSQESVQPFIYYQF; encoded by the coding sequence ATGAATTATTCAACATTCGAAATAAGTGCCTTGTGGCATTGGATAGAGCGGCTGTTTGTTTATCAGGCAGATTCTCCGCTGATGATGGGCAGCATTCCGTTTGCGCTGCTCTTCATCTTCTTCCTTGCCATTTATACCCTGCTCAAGAGCTATTCGCGCACAGCCATGATGATGTATGTCATCTGCTTCAGCCTTTTCTTTGCCTATAAGGTGAACGGAATGGTGATGTGGATGCTGCCGCTTACGGCTTGCATCAATTATGCCGTAACCCAGGAAATGAGACTGCATGAGGGGAAGGCGCGCAAGGCGCTGCTCACCTTCGTGGTGCTTGTAGACCTGGCTCTGCTGTGCTATTTCAAATATACCAATTTCATCATTGGCGATGTAGTCAACGAGATGTTCAGTACCAACTTCTCGCTGCAGTCTATCGCTCTGCCTGTAGGTATCTCGTTCTATACCTTCCAGGCTATCAGCTATGCGGTAGATACCTATAAGCGCAAGTTTGATATGGAGGTAACGCTCCTGGAGTATTGCTTCTATCTCACCTTCTTTCCGCTGCTGATGGCGGGTCCTATCACCCGTGCCGCCAATCTGATACCCAGACTGAAACGAAACGAACAGGCTTCCAGCAGAATGCTTTGGACGGGACTCTTTCTCATCATGCTGGGACTGGTCAAGAAGAATATGCTGAGCGATTATATCGCACAGTTCAACAACTGGGTGTTTGATGCGCCGCAAACCTTCTCGGGTTTCGAGAATCTGGCAGCGCTCTTCGGCTACCCTGTCCAGATTTTCCTCGATTTCTCGGGATACAGCGATATGAGTATCGGTGTGGCAGCCATCCTGGGTTTCTATCTGCCCGACAACTTCTATTTCCCTTACCGCTCACTCTCGGTTACCGAGTTCTGGCGTCGCTGGCACATCTCGCTTTCCTTCTGGTTCCGCGATTATGTGTATATTCCGCTGGGTGGAAACCGGAAGGGAAAGGTGCGCATGTATTTCAACAACTTCCTCACCATGCTGGTGGCAGGTTTGTGGCATGGCTCTTCCTGGATGTTCGTCATCTGGGGTGCTCTTCATGGTTTCGGACTTGTGGTGCATAAGTTCTTCAGCCGTCAGTTGGGCATAAGCATTCCCCGTACGCTGGCTGGCAATTCCCTCAGCTGGCTCATCACCTATTTATATATATGCTTTGCGTGGTCGTTTTTCCGTGCCAAGGATTTGGGTGTGTTGGGGAAGATGTATGATAAGGTGGCAAATGATTTCAGTATCGATTATCTGGTGCCTTTCTTCCATGCCCGTCCTGCCTGGACGCTTTGCATCATCGGTGTCATGCTGAGCTATCTCTTTACCGAGCGCCAGTATCACCGTCTTCAGGCGCGGTTCATCCTTCTGCCTTGGGTGGCTAAACTGCTGCTCTTCATCATCTGTCTGCAGATGGTGGTGGAGGTTTCCCAGGAGAGTGTACAGCCGTTCATTTATTATCAGTTCTAG
- a CDS encoding SprT-like domain-containing protein: MIVTIEWMEEWFRRFDQEYFGGKLPVPELGLTHAKTRLGQLAYKRASRWGRTKLYDFKLSMSTYYDMTDKQAKSVLLHEMIHYIIGYTGLKDTSAHGVVFKGLMDKLNSQYGWDIRVSTSTKGWKVSETVRSRKEKKGPQIYLMLAIEMNDGRHYLSRVNPSFARRIENQLKTVREVVSHQWYTTMENYFEDYPQVRSLRGRRISKADFGKLLNVLTPFQL; encoded by the coding sequence ATGATTGTTACAATAGAATGGATGGAGGAGTGGTTCAGGCGTTTCGACCAGGAATATTTCGGGGGAAAGCTGCCTGTTCCTGAACTCGGACTTACTCATGCCAAGACTCGCTTGGGGCAACTTGCCTATAAGCGGGCCTCCAGATGGGGACGCACCAAACTCTACGATTTCAAACTCTCCATGTCTACTTATTATGATATGACCGACAAGCAGGCAAAGAGTGTCTTGCTCCACGAGATGATACATTACATCATCGGTTATACGGGACTGAAAGATACCTCGGCTCACGGGGTTGTGTTCAAGGGGCTGATGGATAAGCTCAACAGCCAGTATGGCTGGGATATCAGAGTATCGACATCCACCAAGGGCTGGAAGGTAAGCGAAACCGTAAGAAGCAGGAAAGAGAAGAAGGGACCGCAAATCTATCTGATGCTTGCCATCGAAATGAATGATGGAAGACATTATCTCTCGAGAGTGAATCCGAGTTTTGCCCGTCGCATCGAAAATCAGCTGAAGACGGTCAGGGAAGTGGTTTCTCATCAGTGGTATACAACGATGGAGAACTATTTCGAAGACTATCCGCAGGTGCGCAGCTTGAGAGGAAGGCGCATCTCGAAGGCCGATTTCGGAAAGTTGCTCAATGTGCTCACTCCCTTTCAGCTGTAA
- a CDS encoding DEAD/DEAH box helicase, translating to MLVDLFEFQNKALGSLRERQVKAQRRYKQDGEKSIIPFTAPTGAGKTIIMSAFIEALYTGDTYQGTQNDAIVLWISDAPELNEQSKDKLYKVADKLRNRQVVTIDEQNFKADKLQLGTIYYVNTQKFGVNSNLVKYSDSRNYTGWDFMRNTIEEYGDKLVVIIDEAHRGAKPNEIGTQMSIMQKFVLGSETDNMPSMPLIIGMSATLERFNELVKSADSTLLPKVEVTPDEVRASGLLKDEIKIHHPQTGEAFAEMTYLAEAAKDWKSKCQHWEAYRQHEDVEVRPALVVQVKNKKDDKLSETNLDECLRIIEAHAGISLRSGEVVHTFDIKESITVSGLEVPYLDPSRISESKDVKVIFFKDNLSTGWDCPRAETMMSFKVASGYTNIAQLLGRMVRTPLQKRIETDDTLNEVQLFLPNFDAVTVERVKRELEGTIPTHVETNPSPKQELKLRGNLPCGLSRQEVFEAINAAQIDNYAIPQKSVTDYRKALFKLCHLLVRTRLCRDAVNKLKNDIVGQITDFVKDLQDAGTYQQTMEKIRTMNDVVLAFDALGKSAKEGEDGKLILSESDIDTWSENVETRFGKDGVLNAYRKARLDEYDNTELRLQFILYANNQSCMERLDKYCKEAFYEYYDKYRQKLEDFGEEVKREYEKIVKAHVSTLPFDLTLPDLMVTSKHPEGTAFTDHLYVDGEGKAVFKLNEWEQAVLDVEQKKEGFVCWVRNVPNKNGFLCIQYLNGDELRPHFPDFIVVRRVDEQFEFVLLEPHYTGYADSVPKLKGMAAYSERCSAIKRNEMMRIVDIATGKKVQSLNAASSSVRNDIKHLMSQDDLNKLFIRYNK from the coding sequence ATGTTAGTAGATTTATTTGAATTTCAGAATAAAGCACTTGGCAGTCTGCGAGAGCGACAGGTGAAGGCACAGCGTCGCTATAAGCAAGATGGTGAGAAGAGCATCATACCTTTTACAGCCCCTACGGGTGCTGGCAAGACCATCATCATGTCTGCATTCATCGAGGCTCTCTATACTGGCGACACCTATCAAGGGACTCAGAATGATGCCATCGTGCTATGGATAAGCGATGCACCTGAACTGAACGAGCAGAGTAAGGACAAACTCTACAAAGTGGCAGACAAGTTGAGAAATCGCCAAGTTGTGACTATTGATGAGCAGAACTTCAAGGCCGACAAACTTCAGTTGGGTACCATTTATTATGTGAATACCCAGAAATTTGGGGTAAACAGCAATCTTGTGAAGTATAGCGATAGCCGTAACTATACAGGTTGGGACTTCATGCGCAACACGATAGAGGAGTATGGTGACAAACTTGTGGTTATCATTGATGAGGCTCATCGTGGTGCCAAGCCCAATGAGATTGGTACGCAGATGAGTATCATGCAGAAGTTTGTTCTCGGTTCGGAGACAGACAATATGCCGTCCATGCCATTGATAATCGGCATGAGTGCCACCTTGGAACGATTCAATGAATTGGTGAAATCTGCTGATTCTACGCTGTTGCCTAAGGTGGAGGTTACTCCCGATGAGGTGCGTGCGTCAGGCTTGTTGAAGGATGAGATCAAAATACACCATCCTCAGACAGGAGAGGCTTTCGCCGAGATGACCTATCTGGCGGAAGCCGCAAAGGACTGGAAAAGTAAATGCCAGCATTGGGAGGCGTATCGTCAACATGAGGATGTAGAAGTGAGACCAGCCTTGGTGGTTCAGGTAAAGAACAAAAAGGATGATAAGTTGTCTGAGACCAACCTCGACGAGTGCTTGCGCATCATTGAGGCTCATGCCGGGATTTCATTGAGAAGTGGTGAAGTGGTACATACTTTCGACATCAAGGAATCCATAACTGTCAGTGGGCTTGAAGTGCCTTATCTCGACCCTTCACGAATATCGGAGTCCAAGGACGTAAAAGTCATCTTCTTCAAGGATAATCTTTCCACAGGTTGGGATTGTCCAAGGGCTGAGACGATGATGTCGTTCAAGGTGGCATCAGGTTACACCAACATCGCCCAACTGCTAGGAAGAATGGTGCGCACTCCTTTGCAGAAACGAATAGAGACTGATGATACTTTGAATGAAGTACAGCTTTTCCTTCCTAATTTTGATGCGGTTACCGTAGAACGGGTGAAGCGAGAATTGGAAGGTACGATTCCTACTCATGTGGAAACCAATCCTTCGCCTAAGCAGGAATTGAAACTTAGGGGCAACTTGCCTTGTGGACTTTCACGACAGGAAGTGTTCGAGGCTATCAATGCCGCTCAGATAGATAATTATGCGATACCGCAAAAAAGCGTTACGGATTATCGAAAAGCTCTTTTCAAACTTTGCCATTTGCTGGTTCGCACTCGATTGTGCAGAGATGCCGTCAATAAGCTGAAGAATGATATCGTCGGTCAGATAACTGATTTCGTCAAGGATTTGCAGGATGCTGGGACTTACCAGCAGACGATGGAGAAAATCCGCACCATGAACGATGTGGTGTTAGCTTTTGATGCCTTGGGCAAAAGCGCAAAAGAGGGCGAGGATGGCAAACTCATTCTTTCAGAGTCGGATATAGATACTTGGAGCGAGAATGTGGAAACACGTTTTGGAAAAGACGGCGTGCTGAATGCTTATCGCAAGGCTCGCCTGGATGAGTATGACAATACTGAACTGCGTTTGCAATTTATCCTCTACGCCAATAATCAGTCGTGTATGGAACGTCTGGATAAGTATTGCAAAGAGGCATTCTATGAATATTACGATAAGTATCGTCAAAAGTTAGAGGATTTTGGGGAGGAAGTGAAGCGTGAATATGAGAAGATTGTAAAGGCTCACGTATCTACTTTGCCATTCGATTTAACCTTGCCAGACTTGATGGTTACGAGCAAGCATCCTGAAGGAACAGCATTTACTGATCATTTATATGTGGATGGAGAGGGGAAGGCTGTATTTAAGTTGAATGAGTGGGAGCAAGCTGTACTTGATGTGGAACAGAAAAAAGAAGGTTTCGTTTGCTGGGTGAGAAATGTTCCTAATAAGAATGGTTTTCTATGTATTCAATATCTTAATGGCGACGAATTAAGACCGCATTTCCCTGATTTTATCGTTGTGCGTCGTGTGGATGAGCAGTTTGAGTTTGTATTGCTTGAACCTCATTATACTGGCTATGCAGACTCTGTTCCCAAATTGAAGGGAATGGCAGCATATTCAGAGCGTTGTTCTGCTATTAAGCGTAATGAGATGATGCGCATTGTGGATATAGCGACAGGTAAGAAAGTGCAATCGCTCAATGCAGCTTCTTCCTCGGTTCGTAATGATATTAAGCATTTGATGAGCCAAGATGATTTGAACAAATTGTTTATAAGGTATAATAAATAG